In the Gymnodinialimonas sp. 202GB13-11 genome, one interval contains:
- a CDS encoding serine protease, with protein MYRVYFALLACLLAIPLSAQVLPQVRPGDGESGLRDMASATEARQWRAVGRLDTGVSFCSATLIAPDLVLTAAHCVYHPETHALLDAEDLTFLAGLRNGRAEAIRQVRRTIVMPGYRHELGPELEMIGRDLALLELRQPISPATIPHIGAAATRVPDGDVTVVSYGEDREAYASIEEGCEVLARQGAVRSLSCEVAQGTSGAPVLHINQGRAQVIAVMSASGHADGEDISLAVMLNGQLDTLMQQRNASGATATFTTFGGSTSFVSPSNDTRDGIGARFVRP; from the coding sequence ATGTATCGCGTGTATTTCGCCCTTCTCGCGTGTCTTCTTGCCATCCCGCTGTCGGCACAGGTTTTGCCGCAGGTCCGGCCTGGTGACGGGGAAAGCGGGCTGCGCGACATGGCAAGTGCGACGGAGGCACGCCAATGGCGCGCGGTCGGCAGGCTTGATACCGGCGTTTCGTTTTGCTCAGCCACATTGATTGCGCCCGACCTCGTTTTGACGGCGGCCCATTGTGTCTACCACCCGGAAACGCACGCGCTGTTGGACGCAGAAGACCTGACGTTCCTTGCAGGTTTGCGGAACGGGCGCGCCGAGGCCATTCGGCAGGTGCGTCGTACAATTGTCATGCCCGGATACCGTCATGAGCTTGGACCAGAGCTTGAGATGATCGGGCGTGATTTGGCCTTGCTTGAACTGCGGCAACCGATCTCTCCGGCGACGATCCCACATATCGGGGCTGCGGCGACCCGTGTTCCAGATGGCGATGTAACCGTCGTATCGTACGGCGAGGATCGGGAAGCCTATGCCTCGATCGAAGAAGGGTGCGAAGTGCTGGCCCGACAGGGTGCAGTGCGGTCGCTGAGCTGCGAGGTTGCGCAAGGCACATCAGGTGCGCCGGTCCTCCACATCAACCAAGGGCGGGCGCAGGTCATCGCCGTTATGTCCGCCAGCGGCCATGCAGATGGTGAGGATATTTCGCTGGCTGTCATGTTGAACGGTCAGTTGGACACCTTGATGCAGCAAAGAAACGCTTCCGGTGCGACGGCGACCTTTACTACCTTCGGTGGCTCTACAAGCTTCGTGTCCCCTTCAAATGACACGCGCGACGGGATCGGTGCCCGCTTTGTGAGGCCTTGA
- the glcF gene encoding glycolate oxidase subunit GlcF: MQTTFTPEQLKDPATARSNEILRTCVHCGFCTATCPTYQVLGDELDSPRGRIYLIKDMLENGRPADEKTVKHIDRCLSCLACMTTCPSGVHYMHLVDHAREYIEQTYKRPFFERVLRWTLAQILPYPTRFRLALLGAKIGRPFAWMMPDARLRAMLEMAPKYIPPVSRNDDPQVFTVPDKKMRVALMTGCAQKALNTDINDATIRLLTRLGAEVVVAEGAGCCGALTHHMGKTQESHATAAKNIRAWADEMKGQGLDAIVINTSGCGTTVKDYGHMFREDGELADDAAAVAGLAKDISEVLMDLLPESAVTQSGEGVRVAYHAACSLQHGQQIKTFPKDLLERAGFKVTEPADSHLCCGSAGTYNLMQPEISKQLQARKVETLEATRPDIIAAGNIGCMMQIGSASDVPIVHTVELLDWATGGPRPAALDRGREEPAVPILR; encoded by the coding sequence ATGCAGACGACGTTTACGCCTGAGCAACTGAAAGACCCCGCCACCGCGCGGTCCAACGAAATCCTGCGGACCTGCGTGCATTGCGGGTTTTGCACCGCGACTTGCCCCACGTACCAAGTGCTGGGGGACGAGCTCGATAGCCCGCGCGGACGCATCTACCTGATCAAGGACATGCTGGAAAACGGGCGTCCGGCCGACGAGAAGACCGTGAAGCATATCGACCGGTGTCTCTCTTGCCTCGCCTGTATGACGACGTGTCCATCTGGGGTGCATTACATGCATCTGGTCGACCATGCGCGGGAGTATATTGAGCAGACCTACAAGCGCCCGTTCTTTGAGCGTGTCTTGCGCTGGACCCTTGCGCAGATCCTTCCCTATCCGACCCGGTTTCGCCTTGCGCTGCTTGGGGCCAAGATAGGCCGTCCTTTCGCATGGATGATGCCCGATGCCCGTTTGCGCGCGATGCTGGAAATGGCACCCAAATACATCCCGCCGGTCAGTCGAAATGATGATCCGCAGGTCTTTACGGTGCCGGACAAGAAGATGCGTGTCGCTTTGATGACCGGCTGCGCCCAAAAGGCGCTGAACACGGACATCAACGATGCCACGATCCGCCTGCTGACCCGCTTGGGCGCGGAAGTGGTCGTGGCCGAAGGGGCCGGTTGTTGTGGGGCGTTGACTCATCACATGGGCAAGACGCAGGAAAGTCATGCGACCGCTGCCAAGAACATCCGTGCCTGGGCGGATGAGATGAAGGGGCAAGGGCTGGATGCCATCGTCATCAACACCTCCGGGTGTGGGACGACAGTGAAGGATTACGGCCACATGTTCCGAGAAGACGGTGAATTGGCCGACGATGCAGCAGCGGTGGCTGGTCTTGCGAAGGATATCAGCGAGGTCTTGATGGACCTTCTGCCGGAAAGCGCAGTGACCCAAAGCGGGGAGGGCGTTCGCGTCGCGTACCACGCCGCCTGTTCGTTGCAGCATGGCCAACAGATCAAAACCTTTCCAAAAGACCTCTTGGAGCGGGCGGGGTTCAAGGTGACGGAGCCTGCCGACAGCCATTTGTGTTGTGGCAGTGCGGGCACCTACAACCTGATGCAGCCTGAGATCTCGAAACAACTCCAGGCCCGAAAGGTGGAAACGCTGGAAGCCACCAGACCTGACATCATTGCCGCCGGTAACATCGGCTGCATGATGCAAATCGGCTCAGCCTCTGACGTTCCTATCGTTCACACGGTAGAGCTTCTGGATTGGGCGACAGGCGGCCCCCGACCTGCCGCGCTTGACCGAGGGCGTGAGGAGCCTGCCGTTCCGATCTTAAGGTAA